A window of Polaribacter litorisediminis contains these coding sequences:
- the recD gene encoding exodeoxyribonuclease V subunit alpha, which yields MTFINDIHFQFSELVADKNLKPYAYLLSKRLQDRHICIDLSGTDLKSEYESWAPEVRERIEPFSEKALSNSTNLLSVSTEEKKPFVVYNNKFYTYRYFNYESQIIDKIQDFIRIEQSELSNRKQELKYIKDKLFGLQDENLDITDWQLTGCINSYLNNFSIITGGPGTGKTTTIAKLIVALCFSNSSIKIALAAPTGKAAVRVLESLKENSLAKEEPLKSKIDELNSSTIHRLLGYKPNSPYFRYDKNNQLDFDVVIVDEASMIDVPLFAKLLSAVDSSKRLILIGDKNQLASVEAGSMFGDLCNSAVTDGMKTLNLFSKERLGFLNSFLNANNTINETKPIDSKLLKNHITELVLNRRVNQESIVIDKFSKAIMNEDIEVVKTTLKSGSEIIRFDEAYDVAVFKEFIKKYKDYIDETDVVKAIGKLNDIRVLCAVREGKHGVYSINREVEWYLQKHNLIKIDADNYINRPILVNKNNRELNLFNGDIGLMRKDKDGIRMAYFLDKNGELRDGILPSFIGGYETVYAMTIHKCQGSEFNNVLIVLPEKNKHDLLTKELLYTAVTRAKSKVIIQATEDVIFNIVQKRVKRTSGIIDRIN from the coding sequence GCACCAGAAGTGCGTGAAAGAATTGAGCCTTTTTCAGAGAAGGCATTGTCTAATTCAACAAATTTATTATCAGTTAGTACAGAAGAAAAGAAGCCTTTTGTGGTTTACAATAATAAATTTTACACTTATAGGTATTTTAACTACGAAAGTCAAATCATTGATAAAATCCAAGATTTTATTCGTATTGAACAATCTGAACTTTCAAACAGAAAGCAGGAGCTAAAGTATATTAAAGATAAACTATTTGGTCTTCAAGATGAGAACTTAGACATAACAGATTGGCAACTTACAGGTTGTATTAATTCCTATTTAAATAATTTTTCAATAATTACAGGAGGGCCTGGTACGGGTAAAACTACAACAATTGCTAAATTAATTGTAGCCTTATGTTTTTCTAATTCATCTATTAAAATAGCTTTAGCAGCACCAACAGGTAAGGCTGCTGTTAGGGTTCTAGAATCGCTTAAAGAGAACTCTTTAGCTAAAGAAGAACCTTTAAAAAGTAAAATCGATGAATTAAACTCTAGTACTATTCATCGTTTATTGGGCTATAAACCTAATTCCCCATATTTTAGGTATGATAAAAATAATCAATTAGATTTTGATGTGGTGATTGTAGATGAAGCCTCAATGATAGATGTGCCTTTATTTGCAAAACTTTTAAGTGCTGTTGATTCTTCAAAACGCCTTATATTAATTGGAGATAAAAATCAATTAGCATCGGTTGAAGCAGGGAGTATGTTTGGCGACTTGTGTAATTCTGCTGTAACAGATGGTATGAAGACTCTTAACCTATTCTCTAAAGAGCGTTTAGGGTTTTTAAATTCTTTTCTTAACGCAAACAATACGATAAATGAAACAAAGCCAATCGATTCAAAACTTTTAAAGAATCATATAACAGAATTGGTTTTAAATAGGAGGGTAAATCAAGAATCTATAGTTATTGATAAATTTAGTAAAGCAATTATGAATGAAGATATAGAAGTTGTCAAGACAACTTTGAAATCAGGTTCTGAAATTATACGATTTGATGAGGCTTATGATGTTGCTGTATTTAAAGAGTTTATAAAAAAATATAAGGATTACATTGATGAAACTGATGTTGTAAAAGCTATTGGCAAGTTAAATGATATTCGTGTTTTGTGTGCTGTTAGAGAAGGGAAACACGGGGTGTATTCAATTAATAGGGAAGTAGAATGGTATTTGCAGAAACATAACCTAATTAAAATTGATGCTGATAATTATATAAACAGACCGATTCTGGTGAATAAAAATAATCGAGAGTTAAATCTGTTTAATGGTGATATTGGTTTAATGAGAAAAGACAAAGATGGTATAAGGATGGCCTACTTTTTAGATAAGAATGGTGAGCTTCGTGACGGAATATTACCTTCTTTCATAGGTGGTTACGAAACAGTGTATGCAATGACCATTCATAAATGTCAAGGTTCAGAATTTAATAATGTTTTGATTGTTTTACCCGAAAAAAACAAACATGACTTGCTTACTAAAGAACTGCTTTATACTGCAGTAACTAGAGCGAAATCTAAAGTTATTATTCAGGCTACAGAAGATGTCATATTTAATATAGTACAAAAGCGAGTTAAAAGAACTTCAGGAATTATAGATAGAATAAATTAG